A genomic segment from Glycine soja cultivar W05 chromosome 20, ASM419377v2, whole genome shotgun sequence encodes:
- the LOC114401656 gene encoding uncharacterized protein LOC114401656, with the protein MGDDDDNNSSSRFVPYTCRDPFVSPLLDNFFIEPDPAPEPNLQNDEQQSLQGGYVSSTGSTIQDQSQQHFCNDNFTIGGGGVPNYQVAGSSKNKRTYPFTDVDIEHQSFRYDFKAGPSNLNQPESGIMDWPPVPRPFFCTCCQVLRQTIHTNGNDLERLEIHGRIGLINHIIIQNQSITPGDPPCDNYDQMIDFTNGTPAEVKGFLEDYIAQKDKLGYIIVEEAFSAFYEALCTKLDWVGKRTNNEDDDLIPPNLEKEGPEAEPEKRRHKRSRKDQVIDRATSAANAVDTTLTPEGARAERLKRNVLRPKHLDDYV; encoded by the exons ATGGGTGATGACGACGACAACAACTCCTCCTCCCGGTTTGTTCCATACACGTGTCGAGATCCATTTGTCAGCCCACTTCTCGATAACTTTTTTATCGAACCGGACCCTGCACCCGAACCGAACCTACAAAATGATGAACAGCAATCCCTGCAGGGTGGTTATGTTTCCTCCACGGGTTCAACGATCCAAGATCAATCCCAGCAGCATTTTTGCAATGACAATTTTACCATTGGTGGAGGAGGAGTTCCTAACTACCAAGTAGCGGGGTCTTCCAAGAACAAGCGTACATATCCCTTCACTGATGTGGATATTGAACATCAATCCTTCAGGTATGACTTTAAAGCGGGTCCATCCAATCTGAATCAGCCTGAAAGTGGGATTATGGATTGGCCTCCTGTGCCAAGGCCATTCTTTTGCACTTGCTGCCAAGTTCTAAGACAGACAATTCACACCAATG GTAATGATCTTGAGAGACTTGAAATACATGGGAGGATAGGGTTGATCAACCATATAATAATTCAGAATCAGAGTATTACGCCGGGTGATCCTCCATGTGACAATTATGATCAAATGATTGA TTTCACCAACGGAACCCCTGCAGAAGTTAAGGGTTTCCTTGAAGATTACATTGCGCAGAAGGATAAATTAGGGTACATTATTGTGGAAGAAGCTTTTTCTGCGTTTTATGAAGCCCTCTGCACCAAATTAGATTGGGTTGGAAAACGCACTAATAACGAAGACGATGATTTGATTCCAC CAAATTTGGAGAAAGAAGGACCTGAGGCTGAGCCTGAGAAAAGAAGGCATAAACGTAGTCGCAAAGATCAGGTTATTGATAGAGCCACCAGTGCAGCAAACGCCGTAGATACCACATTAACACCAGAAGGAGCACGTGCAGAAAGGCTAAAGAGGAACGTTTTGCGACCCAAACACTTAGACGATTACGTATGA
- the LOC114402469 gene encoding protein NLP3-like produces the protein MSAFYDALCTGMDWTEVSNDVDDDLGPPNGTEQESESEPEAENGRRASTSRPRRRDMAVQRQRVPRMTLSDLSGVFHLTISAAAVKLDVGDSTVKSICRRGKLKRWPQRKVQSLAKKVRVLERALNSPDPGVKRRTLDEIRRLQQEIIENCGGITPTGIPMLQFDEE, from the exons ATGTCTGCCTTTTATGATGCCCTCTGCACTGGAATGGATTGGACTGAAGTTTCCAATGACGTAGACGATGATTTGGGTCCAC CAAATGGCACGGAGCAAGAGTCGGAGTCTGAACCTGAGGCTGAGAATGGAAGAAGGGCTTCAACTTCTAGGCCTAGACGACGTGATATGGCAGTTCAg AGGCAGAGAGTACCAAGGATGACATTGAGTGATTTGAGCGGTGTCTTCCATTTGACTATTAGTGCTGCAGCGGTCAAACTGGACGTAGGTGACTCTACCGTGAAGAGTATCTGCCGCAGAGGAAAATTGAAAAGATGGCcccaaagaaag GTGCAAAGCCTTGCCAAGAAGGTCAGAGTACTCGAAAGAGCATTGAATTCGCCAGATCCAGGGGTGAAGCGAAGAACTCTAGATGAAATCCGAAGACTTCAGCAAGAAATAATTGAGAATTGTGGTGGAATTACCCCAACCGGAATACCGATGCTCCAATTCGATGAAGAATGA
- the LOC114401520 gene encoding uncharacterized protein LOC114401520: MVKSCFIYWEEGMATSDQTLVCVKQVKQEVADEWDESMPLPGDVIEGFSEREADDDSFLPVKASSEFSSQLGKINPRGELIWIQVRRGDSLMKLQVRIVQQKGSILQRKYTIQAATDHRHVADLGDLTLERCNELQEMSMRVNKRRREFRRSGIKYNWKMKIGTYLPDQCCSVISSILFMPLISEYCIDTTTARCMAWFSAAVSSGVPLVFVNIQTEQIPSTEETHFLKREIATSKQKINNANQIMHGIRLWFLPGLAEISVVLIPQPGEARFGMEIKRTEEGFVYIYSVMRGSPADRAGVREMYEESSANRFLLVISRLQCKSIMPTSACSAGLVHCCDQSEMKDILTSAIDQYETIQVHVMAWPNQTRPSPIPDVGCLAALLHPKSDSSL; the protein is encoded by the exons ATGGTCAAATCCTGCTTCATCTATTGGGAGGAGGGCATGGCTACTTCTGATCAAACACTTGTTTGTGTGAAACAAGTGAAGCAAGAGGTGGCGGATGAGTGGGATGAGAGCATGCCATTACCAGGGGACGTCATTGAAGGATTTTCTGAGCGCGAGGCTGATGATGATTCCTTTTTACCGGTCAAGGCCAGTTCAGAGTTTAGTTCTCAGCTTGGAAAGATTAACCCCCGTGGGGAACTCATATGGATACAGGTTAGAAGAGGTGATAGCTTGATGAAACTTCAAGTCCGCATTGTGCAGCAGAAGGGTTCCATACTTCAAAGGAAGTATACTATCCAAGCTGCAACGGATCACAGACATGTAGCGGATTTAGGGGATCTGACATTAGAGCGGTGCAATGAACTGCAGG AAATGAGCATGAGAGTGAACAAGCGAAGGAGAGAATTCCGCAGAAGTGGGATCAAATATAACTGGAAGATGAAAATAGGCACCTATCTGCCTGACCAATGTTGTTCAGTAATAAGCTCCATTCTATTTATGCCCCTAATTAGTGAGTACTGCATCGATACTACCACAGCTAGGTGCATGGCATGGTTTAGTGCAGCAGTTTCCTCTGGGGTCCCTCTTGTTTTTGTCAATATCCAAACAGAACAAATTCCCTCCACG GAGGAGACTCATTTCTTGAAAAGGGAAATAGCTACTAGCAAGCAAAAAATCAACAATGCTAACCAAATAATGCATGGTATAAGGTTGTGGTTTTTGCCTGGACTAGCAGAAATTTCAGTTGTGTTAATCCCTCAACCTGGCGAAGCTCGCTTTGGCATGGAAATTAAACGAACTGAAGAG GGCTTTGTGTACATATATTCAGTGATGAGGGGTTCACCAGCTGATCGTGCTGGGGTGAGAGAAATGTATGAAGAGTCAAGTGCAAATAGGTTCCTTCTGGTGATATCAAGGTTGCAATGCAAGAGCATAATGCCAACGAGTGCTTGTTCTGCTGGCCTTGTGCATTGTTGTGACCAATCTGAAATGAAGGACATTCTCACTTCAGCTATAGACCAATATGAGACAATTCAGGTGCATGTCATGGCCTGGCCGAACCAAACTCGTCCCTCTCCAATTCCTGATGTTGGTTGTTTAGCGGCCCTGCTACATCCAAAAAGCGATTCATCattatga
- the LOC114402305 gene encoding solute carrier family 25 member 44-like gives MSLGTAEDESGSEIHIPAEIDWHMLDKSKFFFLGAALFSGVSCALYPMVVLKTRQQVSSSRFSCLNISCAILRHEGLRGFYKGFGTSLMGTIPARALYMVSLEITKSNVATAFLQFGFSETTAVAVANAAAGVTSAMAAQLVWTPIDVVSQRLMVQGSGGSKTTVLANLNSENYRSGFDAFRKIMCADGARGFYRGFGISILTYAPSNAVWWTSYSMVHRLIWGAFGVLLGNEKNDSNKYSRSDSKAMVAVQGLSVVMASGVSAIVTMPFDTIKTRLQVLDLQEGNGRRRPLTFVQTVRNLVKEGGLLACYRGLGPRWASMSMSATTMITTYEFLKRMSTKNQEDLSPP, from the exons ATGAGTTTGGGAACCGCTGAGGACGAATCCGGTTCCGAAATCCACATCCCAGCCGAAATCGACTGGCACATGCTGGACAAATCCAAGTTCTTCTTCCTCGGCGCCGCCTTATTCTCCGGCGTGTCATGCGCACTCTACCCCATGGTCGTGTTGAAGACGCGCCAGCAAGTTTCCTCCTCACGCTTCTCCTGCCTCAACATCTCCTGCGCCATTCTCCGCCACGAGGGCCTCCGCGGCTTCTACAAGGGCTTCGGAACCTCCCTCATGGGAACCATCCCCGCACGTGCGCTCTACATGGTCTCCCTCGAGATCACCAAGAGCAACGTCGCCACCGCCTTCCTCCAATTCGGCTTCTCCGAGACCACCGCCGTGGCTGTGGCCAACGCCGCCGCGGGCGTCACCTCCGCCATGGCGGCCCAGCTCGTGTGGACCCCAATTGATGTCGTGAGTCAGCGGCTCATGGTTCAGGGGAGTGGCGGGAGTAAAACCACAGTGCTCGCGAATCTCAATTCGGAAAATTACAGAAGCGGGTTTGATGCTTTTAGGAAAATTATGTGTGCTGATGGAGCGAGAGGGTTTTATAGAGGCTTTGGGATTTCTATATTGACTTATGCGCCTTCCAATGCGGTTTGGTGGACTTCTTATTCCATGGTTCATAGACTCATTTGGGGTGCTTTTGGTGTGCTTTTG GGAAATGAAAAGAATGATAGTAATAAGTATAGCAGGTCTGATTCGAAGGCAATGGTGGCGGTTCAGGGGTTGAGTGTTGTTATGGCAAGTGGGGTATCTGCGATTGTGACAATGCCGTTTGATACGATAAAGACGAGGTTGCAGGTGTTGGATCTTCAAGAGGGGAATGGGAGAAGGAGGCCTTTGACTTTTGTTCAGACGGTGAGGAATTTGGTGAAGGAAGGTGGGTTGCTTGCTTGTTACAGAGGATTGGGTCCGAGATGGGCTTCCATGTCCATGTCTGCCACAACTATGATTACTACTTATGagtttttgaaaagaatgtCTACCAAGAATCAAGAGGATTTGAGTCCACCATAG